One window of Campylobacter sp. RM12651 genomic DNA carries:
- a CDS encoding glycosyltransferase has protein sequence MKISIIMATYNKEKYILRALNSCLNQTYKNIEILVIDDGGG, from the coding sequence ATGAAAATATCAATAATTATGGCAACATACAATAAAGAAAAATATATACTTCGTGCACTAAATAGTTGCCTAAATCAAACATATAAAAATATTGAAATTTTGGTAATTGATGATGGGGGGGGATAA
- a CDS encoding alpha-2,3-sialyltransferase encodes MIDFKRDSDNLIVAGNGPSLKNIDLNSLPNDFDVFRCNQFYCEDRYYIGKNIKLVMFNPIVIHHQIRTIHEIIKRNEYKIENICLNYINNNWDTNFCLNKFKSKMPFVYILKDILDKQILKDVCLFDEFDNLRPTSGVLLMLLGKSLGYKNIYFIGMDFALNNNQEQMIYIENSNICNTVYKNNNITNFMDELHNSKYDLSLINKFNFIPLRTTNELLAEKKIDYINDFILERNLSFDKKANYLKTIEKYLRRKIKKKLGFKKYQQF; translated from the coding sequence ATGATTGATTTTAAAAGAGACAGCGATAATTTAATTGTAGCGGGAAATGGACCTAGCCTCAAAAACATAGACTTAAATTCATTACCCAATGATTTTGATGTTTTTAGATGTAATCAATTCTATTGCGAAGATAGATATTATATTGGAAAAAATATAAAATTAGTAATGTTTAATCCAATAGTTATTCATCACCAAATAAGAACAATTCATGAAATTATTAAAAGAAATGAATACAAAATCGAAAACATATGTTTAAACTATATAAATAATAATTGGGATACCAATTTTTGTTTAAACAAGTTTAAAAGCAAAATGCCTTTTGTATATATATTAAAAGATATTTTAGATAAGCAAATTCTAAAAGATGTATGCTTATTTGACGAATTTGATAACTTAAGACCAACTTCTGGAGTTTTATTAATGTTGCTTGGAAAATCGCTAGGGTACAAAAATATATATTTTATTGGTATGGATTTTGCATTAAACAACAATCAAGAACAAATGATTTATATTGAAAATAGCAATATATGCAATACAGTTTATAAAAATAATAATATAACAAACTTTATGGATGAATTGCATAATTCTAAATATGATTTATCCTTAATTAATAAATTTAACTTTATACCACTAAGAACAACCAATGAGTTATTAGCTGAAAAAAAAATAGATTATATAAATGATTTTATATTAGAACGTAATCTATCATTTGATAAAAAAGCAAATTATTTAAAAACAATAGAAAAATATTTAAGACGTAAAATAAAGAAAAAACTAGGTTTTAAAAAATATCAACAATTTTAA
- a CDS encoding acylneuraminate cytidylyltransferase family protein — translation MKVLAIIPARSGSKGVKDKNIRLVNKIPLMAYTISAAIKSEIFDEIMVSTDSIEYASIAKKYGASVPFLRNEKTSSDTAKTLDCVLEVLDEYRKIGKIFNVLIILQPTSPLRDAEDIRGAYETFLKHKKSVASVCEGDNVVLLRTISEGILEKIVEQNSTIRRQDFKKNYKINGAIYINYIKDLDENTSFNDNEIAFIMEKSHSLDIDTEWDLKIFEHLL, via the coding sequence ATGAAGGTTTTAGCAATTATTCCGGCAAGAAGTGGTAGTAAAGGTGTAAAAGACAAAAACATTAGATTAGTAAATAAAATTCCTTTAATGGCATATACGATCAGTGCAGCTATTAAATCTGAAATTTTTGATGAAATAATGGTGTCTACTGATAGTATAGAATATGCGAGTATTGCTAAAAAATATGGTGCAAGTGTGCCGTTTTTGCGTAATGAGAAGACAAGTAGCGATACAGCTAAAACTTTAGATTGTGTTTTAGAGGTTTTAGATGAATATAGAAAAATAGGTAAAATATTTAATGTTTTAATAATTTTACAACCAACTTCACCGCTTAGAGATGCCGAAGATATCAGAGGTGCATATGAGACTTTTTTAAAACATAAAAAAAGTGTAGCTAGTGTATGTGAAGGTGATAATGTTGTTTTATTAAGAACTATTAGTGAAGGTATATTGGAAAAAATAGTAGAGCAAAATAGCACAATAAGACGTCAAGATTTTAAGAAAAACTATAAAATTAATGGAGCTATTTATATAAATTATATTAAAGACTTAGATGAGAATACAAGTTTTAATGATAACGAAATAGCTTTTATTATGGAAAAATCTCATTCACTTGATATAGATACTGAGTGGGATTTAAAAATTTTTGAGCATTTGTTGTAA
- a CDS encoding glycosyltransferase, protein MGGDNSIKIAKNIQKKDNRIKIIQNHSNLKTLYAKLEGIKYSTGDIVTFLDPDDELELNACEEVVKLMSQNIDIAIGGLCTIYNNHKKFKIIKNQILKPKTYKSNLDSWQLCAKFFRKNVLFQARAMLLNQQIKSVCMLDDGILSVAIILSDLRYISFTNATFYKYYKNETSITIDNSNYRMNENLKDIKILLKFIKNNYNQFIDYRLYRTFVKIYTDILRNTKKYNKNKMKKLHFLYLFRFYNTHKLKNINTFRIYLKICSKHILQQMLKNF, encoded by the coding sequence ATGGGGGGGGATAACAGCATTAAAATCGCAAAAAACATACAGAAAAAAGATAATAGAATAAAAATTATACAAAATCATTCAAATTTAAAAACACTCTACGCAAAACTAGAGGGAATAAAATATTCTACTGGTGATATTGTAACATTCTTGGATCCTGATGATGAATTAGAATTAAATGCTTGCGAAGAAGTGGTTAAACTTATGTCTCAAAATATAGATATTGCTATAGGTGGTCTATGCACAATATATAACAATCATAAAAAGTTTAAAATTATAAAAAACCAAATCCTAAAACCAAAAACATATAAATCAAATTTAGATAGCTGGCAACTTTGTGCAAAATTTTTTAGAAAAAACGTTTTATTCCAAGCTAGGGCAATGCTTTTAAATCAACAAATAAAATCAGTATGTATGTTAGATGATGGAATACTATCAGTTGCGATAATATTAAGTGATTTAAGATATATTAGTTTTACAAATGCGACATTTTATAAATACTACAAAAACGAAACAAGCATAACAATTGATAATTCAAACTATAGAATGAATGAGAATCTAAAAGATATTAAAATTCTTTTAAAATTTATAAAAAATAATTATAATCAATTTATTGATTATAGACTTTATAGAACATTTGTAAAAATATATACAGACATACTACGCAACACAAAAAAATATAATAAAAATAAAATGAAAAAACTACATTTCTTATATTTATTTCGGTTTTACAATACACACAAACTAAAAAATATAAATACTTTTAGAATATACCTAAAAATTTGCTCAAAACATATTTTACAACAAATGCTCAAAAATTTTTAA
- the galU gene encoding UTP--glucose-1-phosphate uridylyltransferase GalU has translation MIKTCIFPAAGYGTRFLPATKTLPKEMLPILDKPLIHYAMEEAIEAGLTNIGIITGRTKRALEDYFDISYEIEDAIKGSEKEKLLDDVRRQMEVCNFTFTRQRKMNGLGDAINCAKNMVSNEPFGVILADDLCVNDACGVMSQMVKAYEKYRCSIVALMEVPNKDTKKYGIIEGVKLEDNIYKITDMVEKPDPKDAKTNLAIIGRYILTPDIFDILDNTKPGRGGEIQITDALNTQAKEGRCIGLVFSGLRFDCGSVEGFFEATKYFYERDYK, from the coding sequence ATGATAAAAACTTGCATATTTCCAGCAGCAGGTTATGGAACTAGATTTTTACCTGCAACAAAAACTTTACCTAAAGAAATGCTACCTATTTTAGATAAGCCATTAATCCACTATGCTATGGAAGAAGCTATTGAAGCAGGACTTACAAATATAGGTATTATTACAGGCAGAACAAAAAGAGCTTTAGAAGATTATTTTGATATATCTTATGAGATTGAAGACGCAATAAAAGGCAGTGAAAAAGAAAAATTACTTGATGATGTTCGTAGGCAAATGGAAGTATGTAACTTCACATTTACTAGACAAAGAAAAATGAATGGATTAGGCGATGCTATAAATTGTGCTAAAAATATGGTTAGTAATGAACCTTTTGGGGTAATTTTAGCAGATGACTTGTGTGTAAATGATGCTTGTGGTGTAATGAGCCAAATGGTAAAAGCATATGAAAAATATCGTTGCAGTATTGTTGCACTTATGGAGGTTCCAAATAAAGATACTAAAAAATATGGGATTATTGAAGGCGTAAAATTAGAAGATAATATTTACAAAATCACAGATATGGTTGAAAAACCAGACCCAAAAGACGCAAAAACAAATCTAGCAATTATTGGAAGATATATTCTAACCCCTGATATTTTTGATATTTTAGATAATACCAAACCTGGTCGTGGTGGAGAAATTCAAATTACTGATGCTCTTAATACTCAAGCAAAAGAAGGTAGATGTATAGGATTAGTATTTAGTGGTCTTAGATTTGATTGTGGTAGTGTAGAAGGTTTTTTTGAGGCGACTAAATACTTTTATGAAAGAGATTACAAATGA
- a CDS encoding N-acetylneuraminate synthase family protein, which translates to MQILNRIIDTNHPALIIAEIGINHGGSLEVAKQMVDAAHRAGIEVVKHQTHIVEDEMSKEAKKVIPGNSNDSIYDIMARCALNEVDELELKKYVESKGMIFISTPFSRAAALRLESFGVSAYKIGSGEMNNYPLLKLIASFHKPTIISTGMNDIASIKKAVKIFKDENTPIALLHTTNLYPTPPQLVRLGAMQEMMREFPDLEIGLSDHTLNNNSSIAAIALGATIIERHFTDHKNRVGEDIVCSMDENEARELVNAAKELHQMKGGKKEAAKEEKVTIDFAFATCVSIKPIKKGEVFSVDNLWVKRPGTGEILAEYYESLLGKKAKCDIENDTHITWDMINE; encoded by the coding sequence ATGCAAATTTTAAATAGAATTATAGATACAAATCATCCAGCTCTAATTATTGCGGAAATTGGTATTAATCATGGTGGTAGTTTAGAAGTAGCTAAACAAATGGTAGATGCGGCTCATCGTGCAGGAATTGAAGTTGTAAAACATCAAACCCATATAGTAGAAGATGAGATGAGTAAAGAAGCTAAGAAGGTAATTCCAGGAAACTCAAACGATAGCATATATGATATTATGGCTAGATGTGCCTTAAATGAAGTTGATGAACTAGAGCTTAAAAAATATGTAGAAAGTAAAGGTATGATTTTTATATCAACCCCATTTAGCCGTGCAGCAGCTCTTAGATTAGAGAGTTTTGGAGTAAGTGCATATAAAATAGGTTCTGGCGAGATGAATAATTACCCACTTTTAAAATTAATTGCTAGCTTTCATAAACCGACAATTATATCAACAGGCATGAATGATATAGCTTCTATTAAAAAAGCTGTGAAGATTTTTAAAGATGAGAATACCCCTATTGCATTACTTCATACTACAAATCTTTATCCAACACCACCACAGTTAGTAAGGCTTGGGGCTATGCAAGAGATGATGAGAGAATTCCCTGATTTAGAAATTGGACTTAGCGATCATACTTTAAACAATAACTCATCAATTGCAGCTATTGCTTTAGGGGCAACAATAATTGAAAGACATTTTACCGATCATAAAAATAGAGTTGGAGAAGATATAGTTTGTTCTATGGATGAAAATGAAGCAAGAGAGCTTGTAAATGCTGCAAAAGAACTTCATCAAATGAAAGGTGGCAAAAAAGAAGCAGCTAAAGAAGAAAAAGTTACCATTGATTTTGCGTTTGCAACTTGCGTAAGTATAAAGCCTATTAAAAAAGGAGAAGTGTTTAGCGTAGATAATCTTTGGGTAAAACGCCCTGGAACAGGTGAGATACTAGCTGAGTATTATGAGAGTTTATTGGGTAAAAAAGCAAAATGTGATATAGAAAACGACACTCATATAACTTGGGATATGATAAATGAGTAA
- a CDS encoding glycosyltransferase family 8 protein: MKPLFQHKIGICFAINETFLNQMIVSLQSIIDNLNHDNQYDILILNDSRNEIKKRTIKAFYEKENISIRFISLDNNLKEKLKDCNEYCGDSSLSTYYRLFISDIFTNFQHIIYLDADTVVLDDISKLYKKCDDNYLFAACVDNKYSCYMKRVSKITPFQINSWFNAGVMIFNIDKCRNMNLSKLALDVNEKYKECKTINDEIMLNLIALENKTLIKQLDLKWNCLNIDYFQNPDKDYISKIGDKPSLIHYVGTKPFQNVKTGGLIQNHSQIYGGGQIWWTYARRSLAYEEFLDTFIEYKTSIKLPKIFVRFITLFIYSKQNRKAFRSKYTLM; encoded by the coding sequence ATGAAACCTTTATTTCAGCATAAAATAGGAATCTGTTTTGCAATAAACGAAACATTTTTAAATCAAATGATTGTATCATTACAAAGCATTATAGATAACCTAAATCACGATAATCAATACGACATATTAATTTTAAATGATAGTAGAAATGAAATCAAAAAAAGAACTATAAAAGCTTTTTATGAGAAAGAAAATATTTCAATAAGATTTATTTCATTAGATAATAATTTAAAAGAAAAACTTAAAGATTGTAATGAGTACTGTGGCGATTCTAGTTTAAGCACTTATTATAGATTATTTATAAGTGATATATTTACTAATTTTCAACATATTATATATTTAGATGCTGATACAGTAGTGCTAGATGATATAAGCAAGTTATATAAAAAATGCGATGATAATTATTTATTTGCTGCTTGCGTAGATAACAAATATTCATGTTATATGAAAAGAGTATCAAAAATCACACCATTTCAAATAAATTCATGGTTTAATGCTGGAGTAATGATTTTTAATATAGATAAATGTAGAAATATGAACCTGTCAAAACTAGCGTTAGATGTAAATGAAAAATACAAAGAATGTAAAACAATAAACGATGAAATAATGCTTAACCTAATAGCTCTAGAAAATAAAACACTTATAAAACAACTTGACCTAAAATGGAATTGTCTAAATATAGATTACTTTCAAAACCCTGACAAGGATTATATATCAAAAATAGGTGACAAACCAAGCTTAATACATTATGTAGGCACAAAACCTTTTCAAAATGTAAAAACAGGTGGTCTTATACAAAACCACTCTCAAATTTATGGGGGGGGGCAAATTTGGTGGACTTATGCAAGAAGATCGCTTGCATATGAAGAGTTTTTAGATACCTTTATAGAATATAAGACAAGCATTAAATTGCCTAAAATTTTTGTTAGGTTTATCACGTTGTTTATTTACTCAAAACAAAATAGAAAAGCTTTTCGTAGCAAATATACGTTAATGTAA
- the neuC gene encoding UDP-N-acetylglucosamine 2-epimerase — MSKKILFVSGTRADWGKIKPLIKEIDKCYDFSYMIYACGMHLLEQFGSTYKEIIKDGFSNLYLAKKYETNKTDINLSHFISDFSEFVSSYKPDMIVIHGDRPEALGGAIVGAFNNILVAHIEGGEKSGTIDDSIRHSVTKLSHIHFVANDEAKARLIQLGEDENAIFIIGSADIDVMLSDDLPTLEDVKKYYGIDFKDYAIFSFHPVTTEVNSMQYQVENLIQLLINSNKNYICIYPNNDLGSDIILNELKKLKTNSKFKLFPSIKFEKFLTLLKYAEFIIGNSSAGIREARVYGTYCINIGSRQNSRVKENIKYIKTFKSDDMQLLDFIKTHNFNIKNKDNSFSSGNCAGEFLKILNNKKTWKINLQKRFNDL; from the coding sequence ATGAGTAAAAAAATACTTTTTGTAAGTGGAACTAGAGCTGATTGGGGAAAGATTAAACCACTTATAAAAGAGATTGATAAGTGCTATGACTTTTCTTATATGATTTATGCTTGCGGTATGCATTTACTAGAGCAATTTGGAAGCACTTATAAAGAGATTATTAAAGACGGATTTTCAAATTTATATTTAGCAAAAAAATATGAAACAAATAAAACTGATATTAATTTATCCCATTTTATAAGTGATTTTAGCGAGTTTGTAAGTTCGTATAAACCTGACATGATAGTAATTCACGGGGATAGACCAGAGGCGTTAGGTGGAGCTATTGTTGGGGCATTTAATAATATTTTAGTAGCACATATTGAAGGTGGAGAAAAAAGTGGCACTATAGATGATAGTATAAGACACTCAGTTACTAAACTATCTCATATACATTTTGTCGCAAATGATGAGGCTAAAGCTAGGCTCATTCAATTAGGAGAAGATGAAAATGCTATTTTTATAATAGGTTCGGCTGATATTGATGTAATGCTAAGCGATGATTTACCAACTTTAGAAGATGTTAAAAAATATTATGGTATAGATTTTAAAGATTATGCAATATTTTCATTTCATCCTGTTACAACTGAAGTTAATTCTATGCAATATCAAGTTGAGAATTTAATTCAACTATTAATTAATAGTAATAAAAACTATATTTGTATATATCCGAATAATGATTTGGGTAGTGATATTATTTTAAATGAATTAAAGAAGTTAAAAACTAATTCAAAATTTAAATTATTTCCATCAATTAAATTTGAAAAATTTTTAACACTTTTAAAATATGCTGAATTTATTATAGGAAATAGTTCAGCTGGTATTAGAGAAGCTAGAGTATATGGGACTTATTGTATAAATATAGGTTCAAGGCAAAATTCAAGAGTAAAAGAAAATATAAAATATATAAAAACATTTAAATCAGATGATATGCAATTACTTGATTTTATTAAAACACATAATTTTAATATAAAAAATAAAGATAATTCTTTTAGTAGTGGAAATTGTGCAGGTGAATTTCTTAAAATTTTAAATAATAAAAAGACTTGGAAAATTAATTTGCAAAAAAGGTTCAATGATTTATGA